The Flavobacterium galactosidilyticum nucleotide sequence TAATTTTATGTAGTTCGATTGTAATCTTTCTATAAAAAATTGGCGTTCATTTTCCGTTTGACTGCTGTTTATAAAACAAGCTTCGATTCCATTTGCTTTTAGGCTGTCCACTTGATCTTTCATCAAAGCTATTAGTGGTGAAATAACGATTGTAATTCCAGTAAAAAGTAAGGCAGGTAATTGAAAACATATTGATTTTCCTCCTCCGGTAGGCATAATTGCTAACGTATCTTGACCAGAAAGAACGCAATTTATTATATCTTCTTGATTAGGTCTGAATTTTTCAAAACCAAAGTTTTCCTTTAAAGTGTCGTGTAAAATTTGAGTGGTCATGATGGCGTATATTTTAAACCTAAAGTAATAAAAAAGGAACTCAATTAGAGTTCCTTTTAAACATTATAGTTTAGATTTGGATAAATTAATCCTCATCGTCTTGATCGTCGTCTTCGTCTGCAAAATCTTTTTCATCTGAATCTTCGTCATCTTCATCATCACCAGATTCTGGCTTATCAATAGCATCATCATCAATGTCGTCATCATCTAAATCCAAACCTTTAATTGGTGCAATAACTTCGTCAATTAACAGTTCATCATCTTCATCATAGTTTTCAATTCTATCAGAAAGCTTAGTACTTACTTTTACTAAATAAATAGTGTCTTCAGTACGTACTTCAACTGCTTCAATCAGTTCATTTTTAGCATTTCTAAAACTAATGATATTAGAATCA carries:
- a CDS encoding DNA primase, encoding MKRVIVDYAKLTNEILNLLVEKFPDGYDDSNIISFRNAKNELIEAVEVRTEDTIYLVKVSTKLSDRIENYDEDDELLIDEVIAPIKGLDLDDDDIDDDAIDKPESGDDEDDEDSDEKDFADEDDDQDDED